Proteins encoded together in one Quercus lobata isolate SW786 chromosome 3, ValleyOak3.0 Primary Assembly, whole genome shotgun sequence window:
- the LOC115981482 gene encoding uncharacterized protein LOC115981482, with amino-acid sequence MQSKAIQIVNRQQTIISTRSKIRSKAKDRTHRQEKHLSSTFDSPSLSLSLSLPLSLTNFVQEAYIMNQNQNYVLGLNPKPRSESFGYYSEQNYTMMEKRQLFLRSYQFCRKRSLSERLKGSFIRVKRVICFRLRSARRFRKLVCSGLRYGFYYRRRKFLRLVNSKKNYSSSNCFW; translated from the exons ATGCAAAGCAAAGCAATACAAATAGTGAATAGACAACAAACAATAATAAGTACTCGTAGTAAGATAAGAAGCAAAGCAAAAGACAG AACTCACAGGCAGGAGAAGCATTTAAGTAGCACTTTtgactctccctctctctctctctctctctctctgcctctTTCTTTGACGAACTTTGTTCAGGAGGCATACATCATGAATCAGAATCAAAACTATGTTTTGGGTCTAAACCCAAAACCGAGGAGCGAGTCATTTGGGTACTACTCAGAGCAGAACTACACAATGATGGAGAAGAGGCAACTTTTCCTTAGAAGCTATCAGTTCTGCAGAAAAAGGAGCTTATCTGAGAGACTCAAGGGGTCCTTCATCCGTGTCAAGAGGGTCATATGTTTTAGGCTTCGATCCGCTCGTAGATTCAGGAAGTTGGTCTGTTCCGGGCTTAGATACGGTTTCTATTACCGCAGAAGAAAATTCCTAAGACTCGTCAACAGCAAAAAAAACTACTCCTCCTCCAACTGCTTCTGGTAG
- the LOC115981481 gene encoding transmembrane protein 184A, which yields MGEAVPIYLSIVAFICTVGAIVLAVRHIYRHLMNYTEPTYQRFIVRIIFMVPVYALMSFLSLVLPAASIYFNSFREVYEAWVIYNFLSLCLGWVGGPGAVVLSLSGRVLKPSWCLMTCCFPPIPLDGRFIRRCKQGCLQFVILKPILVAVTLILYAKGKYEDGNFSPNQSYLYLTIIYTISYTMALYALALFYLACKDLLQPFNPVPKFILIKSVVFLTYWQGVLVFLAAKSGFIKDAEEAAEFQNFIICVEMLIAAVGHLYAFPYKEYAGANIGVSRGLTGSLAHALKLNDFYHDTVHQFAPTYHDYVLYNHNEGDEGTRKYRSRTFVPTGPEMESVRRNKHMFGNKLDDIQLSSLSSSSTSTPKNPDTVTDSTQSDVMKSSLLVDTSNSFSEPYDMSLIELDVSNYPSKVPAANETGTR from the exons ATGGGGGAAGCAGTGCCAATCTATCTTAGCATAGTTGCATTTATATGCACAGTGGGAGCCATTGTTCTTGCTGTTAGGCACATCTACAGGCACCTTATGAATTACACCGAACCTACTTATCAGCGCTTTATTGTCCGCATCATCTTCATGGTTCCG GTTTATGCACTAATGTCTTTCTTGTCCCTGGTTTTACCAGCTGCCTCAATCTATTTCAATTCATTTCGGGAAGT TTATGAAGCATGGGTCATCTATAATTTCCTGTCATTGTGCCTGGGATGGGTTGGTGGACCAGGAGCTGTTGTACTAAGTTTAAGTGGTCGGGTTCTGAAGCCATCATGGTGTCTGATGACATGTTGCTTTCCTCCCATACCTCTGGATGG GCGTTTCATACGTAGGTGCAAGCAGGGGTGTTTGCAGTTTGTCATTTTGAAGCCTATTTTAGTTGCTGTTACACTCATACTTTACGCAAAAGGAAAATATGAAGATGGAAATTTCAGTCCAAATCAATCATATTTGTATCTCACAATTATCTATACAATCTCATATACAATGGCTCTTTATGCTTTGGCATTGTTTTATCTGGCATGCAAAGATCTGCTTCAGCCATTTAATCCAGTCCCAAagtttattttaatcaaatccGTTGTTTTCCTGACTTATTGGCAG ggtgttttggTTTTCCTTGCTGCAAAGTCTGGATTCATTAAGGATGCAGAGGAAGCTgctgaatttcaaaatttcatcatATGTGTTGAGATGCTTATTGCTGCTGTGGGCCATCTCTATGCATTTCCATACAAAGAGTATGCTGGTGCAAATATTGGTGTCTCCCGTGGTTTGACAGGAAGCCTTGCACACGCTTTAAAGTTAAATGACTTTTACCATGACACGGTCCACCAG TTTGCACCAACATACCATGATTATGTTCTTTACAATCACAATGAGGGTGATGAGGGAACACGGAAGTATCGGTCACGCACCTTTGTGCCAACTGGTCCTGAGATGGAATCTGTAAGAAGAAACAAACATATGTTTGGAAACAAGTTGGATGACATACAGCTTTCCAGTCTCTCATCTTCTAGTACCAGTACACCCAAAAATCCTGACACTGTAACTGATTCTACACAATCTGATGTGATGAAATCTTCTCTGCTTGTGGATACCTCAAATTCTTTTTCTGAGCCGTATGATATGTCACTTATTGAGTTGGATGTGTCCAATTATCCTTCCAAAGTTCCTGCAGCAAATGAAACTGGGACCAGGTGA
- the LOC115979515 gene encoding DEAD-box ATP-dependent RNA helicase 3, chloroplastic, with protein MTSFIGVSSIYQTPTLELYRRTTPTTAATKDNKSLLHFNYVLKAYYNTNQTHKPHHSLSLVPSAIATSNSSVLSEEAFKGLGALDAYYDDDDDDNNNSSGAATSTSPEDDHELAVSELGLPQRLVQSLHTRGITHLFPIQRAVLVPALEGRDIIARAKTGTGKTLAFGIPIIKQLTEEDEQRGSHRRSGSLPRVLVLAPTRELAKQVEKEIKESAPYLNSVCVYGGVSYVTQQNALSRGVDVVVGTPGRIIDLINGGSLKLGEVQFLVLDEADQMLAVGFEEDVEVILEKLPSKRQSMLFSATMPGWVKKLARKYLDNPLTIDLVGDREEKLAEGIKLFALSATATSKRTILSDLITVYAKGGKTIVFTQTKRDADEVSMSLTNSIASEALHGDISQHQRERTLNGFRQGKFTVLVATDVAARGLDIPNVDLVIHYELPNDPETFVHRSGRTGRAGKEGNAILMFTSSQRRTVRSLERDVGCKFEFVSAPAVEEVLESSAEHVVATLSGVHPESVEFFTPTAQKLIEEKGIGALAAALAQLSGFSRPPSARSLINHEQGWVTLQLTRDPAYSSRYLSARSVTGFLSDVYPAAADEVGKIYIIADERVQGAVFDLPEEIAKELLNRQTPLGNTLSKITKLPALQDDGPASDSYGRFSGRDRNNRRGSRDRGGFRTSRGWGSGRGSDSDDGLFKSSSRSFRSDNSWSRNSKSSGDDWLIGGRRSNTNRSSSRDRSFGGSCFNCGRSGHRASECPSKQDY; from the exons ATGACGTCTTTTATAGGCGTCTCATCCATTTACCAAACTCCCACTCTGGAACTCTATAGAAGAACAACCCCAACAACAGCAGCCACTAAAGACAACAAGTCCCTTCTTCACTTCAACTATGTTCTCAAAGCCTATTACAACACCAACCAAACCCATAAGCCTCACCACTCTCTCAGTTTGGTTCCCTCCGCTATTGCCACTTCTAATTCCTCAGTCCTCAGTGAAGAGGCTTTCAAAGGCCTCGGTGCTCTCGATGCTTATTACGATGACGATGACGATGACAACAATAATTCTTCCGGCGCTGCTACTTCTACTTCTCCTGAGGACGACCATGAGCTCGCCGTTTCCGAACTGGGCTTGCCTCAACGCCTTGTTCAATCCCTTCACACACGTGGCATTACTCACCTCTTCCCCATTCAA AGAGCTGTTTTAGTCCCTGCACTAGAAGGTCGAGATATCATTGCTCGTGCAAAGACTGGGACTGGGAAGACATTAGCCTTTGGGATCCCAATTATTAAACAACTTACTGAAGAGGATGAACAAAGAGGCTCTCATAG GCGGTCTGGTTCTCTTCCTAGAGTTCTGGTTCTTGCACCTACACGTGAGCTAGCAAAGCAAgttgaaaaagagattaaagAGTCTGCACCTTATTTAAATTCTGTTTGTGTTTATGGAGGGGTTTCTTATGTGACACAGCAGAATGCACTTTCCCGTGGAGTTGATGTGGTTGTTGGAACTCCTGGTCGAATAATTGACCTGATAAATGGTGGCAGCCTCAAACTAGGGGAAGTTCAATTTTTGGTCCTTGATGAAGCTGATCAGATGCTTGCAGTTGGTTTTGAGGAGGATGTGGAAGTAATTTTAGAAAAGCTTCCATCTAAGCGCCAGAGCATGCTTTTCTCCGCCACTATGCCTGGTTGGGTGAAGAAATTGGCACGGAAATATTTGGACAATCCATTGACCATTgatttg GTTGGTGATCGAGAAGAAAAGCTTGCAGAAGGGATCAAGCTCTTTGCTCTATCAGCCACTGCAACTTCAAAGCGGACCATTCTTAGTGATCTTATAACA GTTTATGCTAAAGGTGGGAAGACCATTGTTTTCACACAGACGAAACGTGATGCCGATGAAGTCTCAATGTCATTAACAAATAGCATAGCTTCTGAGGCATTGCATGGAGATATATCTCAGCATCAGAGGGAGAGAACATTAAATGGTTTTCGACAAGGGAAATTTACGGTGCTTGTTGCCACTGATGTTGCAGCTCGTGGACTCGATATCCCCAACGTTGATCTA GTTATTCACTATGAACTTCCCAATGATCCAGAGACTTTTGTGCATCGCTCTGGTCGTACCGGACGAGCAGGAAAGGAAGGTAATGCCATTCTGATGTTTACTAGTAGCCAGAGGAGAACGGTCAGATCCCTTGAGCGTGATGTGGGCTGTAAGTTTGAGTTTGTTAGTGCACCAGCTGTTGAAGAAGTTTTGGAGTCATCTGCTGAGCATGTAGTTGCTACTCTTAGTGGAGTTCATCCTGAATCTGTAGAGTTTTTCACCCCAACTGCACAAAAATTGATTGAAGAAAAGGGAATAGGCGCTCTTGCTGCTGCACTAGCACAATTGAGTGGATTCTCCCGACCTCCTTCAGCCCGATCTCTCATCAATCATGAGCAG GGATGGGTTACATTGCAACTGACTCGAGATCCAGCTTATTCTAGTAGATACCTGTCTGCTAGATCCGTCACTGGCTTTCTTTCGGATGTTTATCCAGCAGCTGCTGATGAAGTTGGAAAGATTTATATAATTGCAGATGAAAGG GTTCAAGGAGCAGTTTTTGATCTTCCAGAGGAAATTGCAAAGGAGTTACTGAATAGGCAAACACCACTTGGAAACACACTCTCCAAGATCACCAAG TTGCCTGCTCTGCAAGATGATGGGCCTGCAAGTGATTCCTATGGCAGGTTTTCTGGTAGGGATCGGAATAATAGACGAGGATCTCGAGATAGGGGAGGTTTTAGAACATCACGGGGTTGGGGCAGTGGCCGAGGCTCTGATAGTGATGATGGTTTATTTAAGAGTAGTAGTCGAAGTTTTAGATCTGACAACAGCTGGTCACGAAATTCAAAAAGCAGTGGGGATGATTGGCTAATTGGAGGTAGACGATCAAACACTAACAGGTCATCATCCCGGGACAG AAGCTTTGGAGGTTCGTGTTTTAATTGTGGCCGGTCTGGGCACAGGGCATCAGAATGCCCAAGCAAGCAAGACTATTAA